The following coding sequences lie in one Methanopyrus sp. SNP6 genomic window:
- a CDS encoding acetate--CoA ligase family protein — protein sequence MSSEIVLEHDVLTALREGGLETPRFTVLKRPEEASDVPFDPPYTVKLLHPGVTHRARVGAIYTAVPSKKRLERRVAELLERWSDAVGVIVQEHLNVVEGIEAFLGIKEDDTFGTVVLLGLGGKLVEELRAYIVRRPPVDGEDVERSLRRVPGGERLLSEIGPNRLAEVVNTAHEVYKGKGWSELDVNPLLLIDGEAIALDGLAKKAD from the coding sequence GTGAGCTCTGAGATCGTTCTGGAGCACGATGTACTCACTGCACTTCGTGAGGGCGGTCTCGAAACGCCACGATTCACTGTCCTCAAACGCCCCGAGGAGGCATCCGACGTACCGTTCGATCCACCCTACACAGTCAAGCTCCTTCATCCTGGGGTCACGCATCGGGCCCGTGTCGGTGCCATATACACGGCCGTACCATCCAAGAAGCGACTCGAACGACGTGTGGCCGAACTGTTAGAGCGCTGGTCCGACGCAGTCGGTGTCATCGTTCAAGAGCATTTAAACGTCGTCGAGGGTATAGAGGCCTTCTTAGGTATAAAGGAGGACGACACCTTCGGTACCGTCGTACTGCTCGGTCTCGGAGGGAAACTCGTCGAAGAACTTCGAGCCTACATCGTTCGGCGACCACCGGTTGACGGCGAGGACGTCGAGAGAAGTCTCCGCAGAGTGCCCGGAGGTGAACGATTACTCTCCGAGATAGGTCCTAACCGCCTCGCCGAAGTCGTCAACACGGCCCACGAGGTGTATAAGGGGAAAGGATGGTCCGAACTCGACGTGAACCCACTCCTTCTGATCGACGGTGAAGCGATAGCGTTAGACGGTCTGGCCAAGAAAGCCGACTGA
- a CDS encoding V-type ATPase subunit has protein sequence MLGLAGLQDYTLLAVGIIALVTVLSIILSIPITDVVWRYAPYAYPLPRAKAVEAETLSDEDYEELKDAPMRDLVTRLEELGVEPEAARSVLDGNTAPLEIELKRRAVESVMGRIVETSPEDVSELARALMAKYELEDIKAVLRARHAGEEPKYLVDAPVLLGEETWRELKEARSVPEVVDHLRGTPYDCGLEEALREYEESGLLLPLELALDRAYYEHLWDLVVSEKVDEELARLVGLEIDLYNVEVALRGAILNLDPERVLEAMAEGGWELAEWRKRELAEAEDPLEVVERLSGTSLGSYLEEAAEEYSEGRGVQVFDEALRKARYELAREIAGSDLIGAPAVVHAVYEKQREVDNVISLVNAKVADVETMLV, from the coding sequence TTGCTAGGACTGGCCGGCCTGCAAGATTATACCCTTCTTGCCGTCGGGATCATCGCGCTGGTCACGGTGCTCTCGATAATCTTGTCCATACCGATCACCGACGTCGTTTGGCGGTACGCCCCCTACGCTTACCCACTCCCAAGAGCCAAGGCCGTCGAGGCGGAGACACTATCAGATGAGGATTACGAGGAACTCAAGGACGCTCCGATGCGGGACCTGGTCACAAGGCTCGAGGAACTCGGAGTCGAGCCCGAAGCAGCCCGGTCGGTACTCGACGGGAACACGGCCCCCCTCGAGATAGAGCTCAAGCGCCGTGCCGTCGAGTCCGTAATGGGGAGGATCGTCGAGACCAGCCCGGAGGACGTTTCCGAGCTAGCACGGGCCCTGATGGCCAAGTACGAGCTAGAAGACATCAAGGCGGTACTGCGTGCGCGTCATGCGGGTGAGGAACCAAAATACCTCGTGGACGCGCCCGTACTGCTCGGGGAAGAAACCTGGCGAGAGCTAAAGGAAGCGCGTTCAGTTCCGGAGGTCGTAGACCATCTACGCGGAACTCCGTACGACTGCGGATTAGAGGAAGCCCTGCGTGAGTACGAGGAGTCGGGTCTCCTACTGCCGCTAGAGTTGGCCCTCGATAGGGCTTATTACGAGCATTTGTGGGATCTGGTGGTGAGCGAGAAGGTCGACGAGGAACTGGCCAGACTGGTCGGTCTTGAGATCGACCTATACAACGTGGAGGTTGCGCTTCGAGGTGCGATCCTGAACCTGGACCCGGAACGTGTGCTCGAGGCTATGGCGGAGGGCGGTTGGGAGCTAGCCGAGTGGAGGAAGCGGGAGCTGGCGGAAGCAGAAGATCCACTAGAGGTCGTTGAGAGACTCTCAGGGACCTCCCTCGGGTCGTACCTGGAGGAGGCCGCCGAGGAGTACTCAGAAGGACGTGGAGTCCAAGTCTTCGATGAAGCCCTCCGTAAAGCCCGCTATGAGCTAGCCCGAGAGATCGCGGGATCCGATCTCATCGGAGCACCGGCCGTAGTACATGCGGTGTACGAAAAGCAGCGTGAGGTCGATAACGTGATCTCCCTCGTCAACGCCAAGGTGGCGGACGTCGAGACCATGTTAGTGTAG
- a CDS encoding radical SAM protein, whose translation MTCRMTELGYGKAERCEIGDKPACKVGLRDGKRLIHDAHLSRPEHYYSVYQSCCNWECLFCHSWKFTQRPVGTWWSPEDFVRHALEYRETVTVWEPRSRATSFYAIDLCLGCGQCVTLGERPEWCPGELDPDQVVPSPQGWGPARNIVAFTGGDIVCRPEFYVESIRGLKSETDDLWVLLETNGFGLVRENVEELVAAGLDAVWLDVKAWKEDVHRKLTGATNRYTLEAIELLVEHDVVLEVCTLYIPGYVEADQILRIAEYVADVDRNIPFTILAYFPEYKLSVRPPKRSELETAERLARDVAGLKNVKIGNEGVALPG comes from the coding sequence TTGACCTGCAGGATGACTGAGCTCGGGTACGGAAAGGCCGAGAGATGCGAGATCGGGGACAAACCCGCCTGTAAGGTCGGCTTACGCGATGGGAAGCGGTTGATACACGACGCCCACCTGTCGCGACCCGAGCATTACTACTCCGTGTACCAGAGCTGCTGCAATTGGGAATGCTTGTTCTGTCATTCTTGGAAGTTCACGCAGCGTCCCGTAGGTACGTGGTGGAGCCCCGAGGACTTCGTCCGACACGCCCTGGAGTACCGCGAAACAGTCACAGTCTGGGAGCCGCGGAGTCGCGCCACGTCGTTCTACGCCATAGATCTGTGCCTGGGATGTGGTCAATGTGTGACGCTAGGTGAGAGGCCGGAGTGGTGTCCGGGCGAATTGGACCCGGATCAAGTAGTCCCCAGTCCCCAAGGGTGGGGGCCCGCGCGCAACATCGTGGCGTTCACGGGCGGTGACATCGTGTGTCGTCCCGAATTCTACGTTGAATCGATAAGGGGGCTCAAGTCCGAGACAGACGATCTCTGGGTTCTTCTCGAGACGAACGGGTTCGGATTGGTCCGAGAGAACGTGGAAGAGCTAGTCGCGGCTGGCTTAGACGCCGTCTGGCTCGATGTGAAGGCGTGGAAGGAAGACGTGCATCGAAAACTGACGGGGGCGACGAACCGCTATACCCTCGAGGCAATCGAGTTACTCGTCGAGCACGATGTGGTCCTCGAGGTGTGTACACTATACATTCCCGGCTACGTGGAGGCCGATCAGATCCTCAGAATCGCCGAGTACGTGGCGGACGTTGACCGGAACATTCCGTTCACGATCCTGGCATACTTCCCCGAGTACAAGCTCTCCGTGAGACCTCCAAAACGCTCTGAACTCGAGACAGCTGAGCGGTTGGCACGGGATGTGGCCGGACTGAAAAACGTGAAGATAGGCAACGAAGGCGTGGCCTTACCGGGTTAA
- the ahaH gene encoding ATP synthase archaeal subunit H encodes MASVAQVLDRIRSAETEAQRKVEEAREKAEKIVEEAEKEVEEIVRKARVEAEEEAEKILQQALKEAREEARKVREEGEREIEKLRSQAEERLDEAADAVVGLVLGE; translated from the coding sequence ATGGCGTCCGTCGCTCAGGTTCTAGACCGCATCCGATCCGCCGAAACTGAGGCGCAGCGTAAGGTCGAGGAGGCTCGTGAGAAGGCCGAGAAGATCGTCGAGGAGGCCGAGAAGGAAGTCGAGGAAATCGTCAGGAAGGCTCGCGTGGAGGCCGAAGAGGAGGCCGAGAAGATCCTCCAGCAGGCGCTGAAGGAAGCCCGTGAGGAGGCTCGTAAAGTCCGCGAGGAGGGTGAGCGGGAGATCGAGAAACTTCGAAGTCAGGCCGAGGAGAGACTGGATGAAGCCGCAGATGCCGTCGTCGGGCTAGTTCTGGGGGAGTGA
- a CDS encoding NUDIX hydrolase produces the protein MFEGIAESETRCPCICNGKYPAPALTVDGIVPYREGIVLVRRGKKPFKGKLALPGGFVECGETVEEAVAREVREETGLKVRPVELVGVYSDPERDPRGHVVSVCFKCEVVGGELRAGSDAADVKVVDPSDLTPDDLAFDHYDMLRDAGIVR, from the coding sequence GTGTTCGAAGGGATTGCCGAATCCGAGACCCGGTGTCCGTGCATCTGCAACGGGAAGTACCCGGCACCTGCGCTTACCGTGGACGGCATAGTACCCTATCGTGAGGGCATCGTGCTGGTACGACGTGGAAAGAAACCCTTCAAGGGCAAGCTGGCGCTGCCCGGAGGATTCGTGGAGTGCGGTGAAACGGTAGAAGAAGCGGTGGCTCGTGAGGTTAGGGAGGAAACGGGGCTCAAGGTCCGGCCTGTCGAGTTGGTGGGAGTGTACTCGGACCCAGAGCGTGATCCGCGAGGTCACGTCGTATCGGTGTGCTTCAAATGTGAGGTGGTAGGGGGTGAGTTACGAGCGGGCTCGGACGCGGCGGATGTGAAGGTCGTAGACCCTTCGGACTTAACTCCCGACGACCTCGCGTTCGACCACTACGATATGCTTCGGGACGCGGGGATCGTGCGTTGA
- a CDS encoding TRAM domain-containing protein, with product MEGKDKPVDVGDVYEVKIEDTGKRGDGVAKVNGFVIFVPEAEKGDKVLVKIVSVRDTYAIGRIVEI from the coding sequence TTGGAAGGGAAGGACAAGCCCGTGGATGTTGGGGACGTCTACGAGGTGAAAATCGAGGATACAGGGAAGCGAGGTGATGGTGTCGCGAAGGTTAATGGGTTCGTAATATTCGTGCCAGAAGCGGAGAAGGGTGATAAGGTGCTAGTGAAGATAGTGTCAGTACGTGACACGTACGCCATAGGCAGAATTGTTGAAATCTAG
- a CDS encoding V-type ATP synthase subunit I translates to MAIEPMREVFVFCLDEKVSDLLKRVQLEGCLHVEDFWEAHGVEKFYGVKRPEVPRELMKLTDVLTRLARIEESLRRIHEEVRSTGLLDALRPMFSAERPETVEFELKPTEEIVEDANEFLEELESKAMEKLNRLNELKDELERLKEARSFLEYVEEDFDVSNLGEGPRVVARLYTVRADSWDDLVQELDGGPAYVGKVGETEDGDPIAVIAFPKGSRIESEIRRFGAMEEEVVNEVLEGREGSVQIVHEELAEEIEEVKDELERTKHELAEFYEEHGTEIRAWVELLENERELFDVLPKLAMTDRTYLIYGWVPEKEIDRFKEVVKEATEGLCEIVVRKPSDLENMPVRLRNPRFIQPFETLVEMFSLPKPTEIDPTPIVAVFFPIYFGFILTDAAYGAILTALAAAIRIGAGRVDESIRKFSEILLYAGIVTIILGVLTGGYFGNLLGIKPLWVDPMRDPITILIVALGFGVLHVGIGLILGMYISLRKQRDMRSFMLDYLCWFLILLGGLLVAVAYKTGGIYTPLGYAGTAIAVTGFALVLAGHNLLGVLDTIGFMGDILSYSRLLAGCLSTAGIALVVNLLAKMVEGLGVAGYVIASIILIGGHVFNMAMNGLGAFVHSLRLHYVEFFSKFYEGGGKPFEPLELKGEHVKIRA, encoded by the coding sequence GTGGCCATCGAACCTATGCGTGAGGTCTTCGTGTTCTGCTTGGACGAGAAAGTGTCGGACCTACTCAAGCGGGTTCAGCTCGAGGGTTGCCTCCATGTCGAGGATTTCTGGGAGGCTCACGGAGTCGAGAAGTTCTACGGTGTGAAGCGCCCGGAGGTACCTCGGGAACTGATGAAGCTCACCGACGTACTCACACGGCTCGCTAGGATCGAGGAATCGCTCCGTCGCATCCATGAGGAGGTTCGGTCCACCGGGTTACTCGACGCATTGAGACCGATGTTCAGTGCGGAGCGGCCCGAAACCGTGGAGTTCGAGCTCAAGCCGACCGAAGAGATCGTAGAGGACGCGAACGAGTTCCTCGAGGAACTGGAGTCCAAGGCCATGGAGAAACTGAATCGGCTGAACGAGCTCAAGGACGAGCTCGAGCGACTCAAGGAGGCGCGTTCCTTCCTGGAATATGTCGAGGAGGATTTCGACGTCTCCAATTTGGGAGAAGGACCGCGTGTGGTAGCTCGACTCTACACCGTACGGGCCGACTCTTGGGACGATCTAGTCCAGGAGCTCGACGGCGGACCCGCGTACGTGGGTAAGGTAGGGGAAACCGAAGACGGTGACCCCATAGCAGTGATAGCGTTCCCGAAGGGTAGCAGGATAGAGTCCGAAATCCGCAGGTTCGGAGCCATGGAAGAGGAGGTAGTGAACGAGGTTCTAGAAGGTCGTGAAGGTTCCGTTCAGATAGTCCACGAGGAGTTGGCTGAGGAGATCGAAGAAGTCAAAGACGAGCTCGAGCGAACGAAGCATGAACTCGCGGAATTCTACGAGGAGCATGGTACGGAGATCCGGGCGTGGGTGGAGCTTCTGGAGAACGAGCGCGAGCTGTTCGACGTGTTGCCTAAGCTCGCCATGACTGACAGAACCTACTTGATCTACGGCTGGGTGCCGGAGAAGGAAATCGACAGGTTCAAGGAGGTCGTGAAGGAGGCTACCGAGGGACTATGCGAGATAGTAGTACGAAAGCCATCGGACCTCGAGAACATGCCCGTACGCCTACGAAACCCGAGGTTCATCCAGCCTTTCGAAACCCTCGTGGAGATGTTCTCCCTGCCGAAGCCTACTGAGATCGATCCAACACCGATAGTGGCGGTATTCTTCCCGATATACTTCGGTTTCATCCTGACGGATGCCGCCTACGGAGCCATTCTCACGGCGCTGGCCGCAGCGATCCGTATCGGAGCGGGACGGGTCGACGAGAGCATCCGGAAGTTCTCCGAGATACTGCTGTACGCTGGTATCGTCACGATCATCCTAGGTGTACTTACCGGCGGTTACTTCGGGAACCTGTTAGGGATCAAGCCCCTATGGGTAGACCCGATGAGGGATCCGATCACGATACTCATCGTGGCGTTGGGCTTCGGAGTTCTCCATGTCGGTATCGGGTTGATACTCGGAATGTACATCTCCCTCAGAAAGCAGCGTGACATGAGATCCTTCATGCTCGACTACCTGTGCTGGTTCCTGATCCTTCTCGGCGGTTTGCTGGTGGCGGTAGCGTACAAGACGGGTGGTATTTACACGCCACTCGGATACGCCGGAACCGCCATCGCGGTAACGGGTTTCGCCCTCGTACTGGCCGGTCACAATCTCCTGGGTGTTCTGGACACTATCGGGTTCATGGGCGACATACTGTCCTACTCACGACTGCTAGCCGGGTGTCTGTCAACCGCCGGTATTGCGCTGGTGGTTAACCTGCTGGCTAAAATGGTCGAAGGACTCGGCGTGGCAGGGTATGTGATCGCAAGTATCATCCTCATCGGTGGACACGTGTTCAACATGGCAATGAACGGGCTTGGAGCCTTCGTGCACAGTCTACGATTGCACTACGTCGAGTTCTTCAGCAAGTTCTACGAAGGAGGTGGAAAGCCGTTCGAGCCGCTAGAACTCAAGGGTGAGCACGTAAAAATACGCGCTTGA
- the trmY gene encoding tRNA (pseudouridine(54)-N(1))-methyltransferase TrmY — protein MREFLVLFNHAPTSPDRVRLKDLPGSGRFDLVCRVTTQSLLYSHGVRTDTVVHLLLRGPNDPPKTITVTGRRVRRLYPDERTTAIHLRRALAADPDTEPHPGIFVRRADLQDLLDEMKGAKLYYMSEDGRDLEEVEPEPDAVFVLGDHEGPTPEQDRLLRRRADAVISVGPIPYHSDQCIVILHRYLDVKRPPEYAHSVSNVM, from the coding sequence GTGAGAGAGTTCCTCGTACTGTTCAACCACGCACCTACGTCACCCGACCGTGTACGGCTCAAGGATCTTCCCGGCTCCGGACGCTTCGATCTGGTGTGTCGCGTTACGACCCAATCTCTACTGTATTCCCACGGGGTTCGTACGGATACGGTGGTACATCTCCTACTGCGCGGTCCTAACGATCCCCCGAAAACCATCACCGTGACGGGTCGTCGTGTGCGCCGTTTGTACCCTGACGAGCGTACCACTGCGATCCATCTTCGGCGCGCCCTCGCGGCAGACCCGGACACCGAACCTCATCCCGGGATCTTCGTCCGCCGTGCGGACCTCCAGGACTTGCTCGATGAGATGAAAGGTGCCAAGCTCTACTATATGAGTGAGGACGGCCGGGATTTAGAGGAAGTGGAACCGGAGCCCGATGCCGTGTTCGTCCTCGGAGATCATGAAGGTCCTACGCCGGAGCAGGATCGACTGTTGAGACGGCGTGCCGATGCTGTGATATCGGTTGGGCCGATCCCCTATCACTCCGATCAATGCATCGTGATCTTGCACCGGTACCTGGACGTGAAACGGCCGCCTGAATACGCTCACAGCGTCTCTAACGTTATGTAA
- a CDS encoding ATP synthase subunit A: MSNGVKGEIVKIAGPVVEAVGCEGAKMYEVFRVGNEGLIGEVINIEGDRATIQVYEETTGLQPGEPVKGTGELLSVELGPGLLTQIFDGIQRPLPEIRKEVGDFVERGILVPALDRKKKWEFTPKVKEGEKVEGGDILGTVPETELIEHKIMVPLGISGEVIEIAADGEYTVEDTIAVIEDEEGEEHEVTMMQEWPVRKPRPYKRKLDPEEPLITGQRVIDTFFPVAKGGTAAIPGPFGSGKTVTQQQLAKWADAHVVVYIGCGERGNEMTEVLEDFPELEDPRTGRPLMERTVLVANTSNMPVAAREACIYTGITMAEYYRDMGYDVALMADSTSRWAEALREISGRLEEMPGEEGYPAYLASRLAEFYERAGRVVCLGSDDRVGSVTVVGAVSPPGGDFSEPVTQNTLRIVKVFWALDSKLADRRHFPAINWLQSYSLYLDDVENWWHEEVGNDWRELRDEAMEILQRESELEEIVQLVGPDALPESERLILEVARMIREDFLQQNAFHEVDTYCPPEKQYEMLKTILHFKERAEEAVDKGVPVDEILKLDVIDDIARMKVISNEEAKDKIQEIRKKIDEQFEELIEEAS, encoded by the coding sequence GTGTCCAACGGCGTGAAAGGCGAGATAGTTAAAATCGCGGGACCCGTCGTGGAAGCGGTGGGTTGTGAGGGCGCGAAGATGTACGAGGTGTTCCGGGTCGGCAACGAGGGTCTGATCGGTGAGGTCATCAACATCGAGGGCGACCGGGCTACCATACAGGTCTACGAGGAGACTACCGGTCTGCAGCCCGGTGAGCCCGTCAAGGGTACTGGAGAGCTCCTGTCCGTGGAGCTAGGCCCCGGACTGCTTACTCAGATCTTCGACGGAATCCAGCGTCCGCTGCCCGAGATCCGTAAGGAGGTTGGTGACTTCGTCGAGCGTGGTATCCTCGTGCCGGCCTTGGACCGGAAGAAAAAGTGGGAGTTCACTCCTAAGGTCAAGGAAGGAGAAAAAGTCGAAGGTGGCGACATCCTCGGAACCGTGCCGGAGACGGAGCTCATCGAGCACAAGATCATGGTTCCACTCGGAATATCCGGTGAGGTAATCGAGATCGCGGCCGACGGAGAGTACACCGTGGAGGATACCATCGCCGTCATCGAGGACGAGGAGGGTGAGGAGCACGAGGTCACAATGATGCAGGAGTGGCCCGTGCGGAAGCCGCGACCTTACAAGCGCAAGCTCGACCCAGAGGAGCCCCTGATCACGGGTCAGCGTGTCATTGATACGTTCTTCCCCGTAGCCAAAGGTGGAACCGCCGCCATTCCGGGGCCGTTCGGGAGCGGTAAGACGGTTACTCAGCAGCAGCTGGCGAAGTGGGCGGACGCCCATGTAGTGGTGTACATCGGATGCGGAGAGCGTGGTAACGAGATGACCGAGGTGCTTGAGGACTTCCCGGAGCTCGAGGACCCACGAACGGGTAGACCCCTGATGGAGCGTACGGTCCTGGTAGCGAACACGTCCAACATGCCGGTGGCGGCCCGTGAGGCCTGTATCTACACAGGTATCACAATGGCGGAGTACTACCGGGACATGGGATACGACGTGGCGCTCATGGCTGACTCCACGTCGCGGTGGGCTGAGGCGCTGCGTGAGATTTCGGGTCGACTGGAGGAAATGCCGGGTGAGGAAGGTTACCCGGCGTACCTAGCCTCCAGATTGGCCGAGTTCTACGAGCGTGCGGGTCGAGTCGTCTGTCTGGGTTCCGACGACAGAGTAGGTTCGGTCACCGTGGTAGGAGCTGTATCCCCACCGGGTGGCGACTTCTCGGAGCCCGTGACGCAGAACACGCTCCGTATCGTGAAGGTCTTCTGGGCGCTCGACTCTAAGCTGGCGGACCGTCGGCACTTCCCGGCGATCAACTGGTTGCAGTCGTACTCGCTGTACTTGGACGACGTAGAAAACTGGTGGCACGAGGAAGTCGGCAACGATTGGAGGGAACTACGCGACGAAGCCATGGAGATACTCCAGCGCGAATCAGAGCTGGAGGAGATCGTGCAGTTGGTAGGGCCTGACGCGCTACCGGAGAGCGAGCGCTTGATCCTGGAGGTAGCGAGGATGATCCGTGAGGATTTCCTGCAGCAGAACGCGTTCCACGAGGTTGACACGTACTGCCCGCCCGAGAAGCAGTACGAGATGCTCAAGACCATCCTACACTTCAAGGAGAGGGCCGAGGAGGCCGTGGACAAGGGAGTACCGGTGGACGAGATCCTCAAGCTCGACGTCATCGACGACATCGCCAGGATGAAGGTGATATCCAACGAGGAAGCGAAGGATAAGATACAGGAGATCCGGAAGAAGATCGACGAGCAGTTCGAGGAGCTTATAGAGGAGGCCTCGTGA
- a CDS encoding pyridoxal phosphate-dependent aminotransferase: MSADWIPDSPDELFRKIHSGEVIELGQNTNRLGPPEEVRRAVVRAALEAPYNVYAHPQGDRRLREGLLEYFELDDDFDAVITNGAIEGVHAVIRAFASNGVAVTPDPGYKTIDSMMMAEGVHVQEVDIYSEEFNYQMTADAVMEEFDGNLRELDLIFVINPSNPLGSSMSDRELRSLVELAQDSDAFLVHDCTYRDFAPEQPVACEMDPERCVDLYSFSKTYGLAGLRIGAVIGEQKLLEQVSKYKVSKLGINMIAQEAAITALRVRDRWIPRLLREVTRNQRLIKRECEGDGIKIPVYPSHANCLVIDFSEYGYIDSKTVVGKLYSEYGIFVRTGYYTSPRRGKGFIRVAFSAPREDIEQFCEAFNEVMGELIRS; encoded by the coding sequence GTGTCAGCCGACTGGATTCCCGATTCACCGGACGAACTATTCCGGAAGATACATTCCGGCGAAGTGATAGAGCTCGGCCAGAACACCAACCGGCTGGGACCGCCCGAGGAGGTACGCAGGGCGGTGGTGCGCGCCGCACTGGAGGCACCGTACAACGTGTACGCACACCCGCAGGGCGACCGTCGACTTCGAGAGGGACTCCTGGAGTACTTCGAACTCGACGACGATTTCGACGCTGTGATAACCAACGGCGCTATCGAAGGCGTCCACGCCGTCATCAGGGCGTTCGCTAGCAACGGTGTGGCCGTAACTCCGGATCCAGGGTACAAGACTATTGACAGTATGATGATGGCGGAGGGAGTTCACGTCCAGGAGGTCGATATATATTCCGAGGAATTCAACTATCAGATGACTGCAGACGCCGTGATGGAGGAGTTCGATGGCAACCTCCGGGAGCTCGATCTCATTTTCGTAATAAACCCTTCCAACCCGCTCGGCAGCTCCATGTCCGATCGAGAGCTCCGGAGTCTCGTGGAGCTCGCCCAAGACTCGGACGCGTTCCTAGTACACGACTGTACGTACAGGGACTTCGCTCCGGAACAGCCAGTAGCCTGTGAAATGGACCCGGAACGCTGCGTCGACTTGTACAGTTTCTCCAAGACGTACGGACTCGCCGGCCTTCGGATCGGAGCTGTGATCGGAGAGCAGAAACTGCTGGAGCAGGTATCTAAATACAAGGTGAGCAAGCTAGGGATAAACATGATAGCTCAGGAAGCCGCCATCACCGCCTTGAGAGTTCGTGATCGATGGATCCCGAGACTGCTCAGGGAGGTCACGCGGAATCAGCGTCTGATCAAGCGCGAGTGTGAAGGGGACGGAATAAAGATACCAGTGTATCCATCGCACGCCAATTGTCTCGTGATCGACTTCTCCGAGTACGGGTACATCGACTCGAAAACCGTAGTGGGTAAACTGTACTCCGAGTACGGTATCTTCGTGAGAACGGGCTACTACACCAGCCCACGCCGCGGTAAGGGGTTCATCCGAGTGGCGTTTTCGGCTCCACGGGAGGACATAGAGCAGTTCTGTGAAGCCTTCAACGAGGTTATGGGGGAGTTGATCAGGTCGTGA
- a CDS encoding V-type ATP synthase subunit E, whose translation MGVEELERKILEDAEKEAEEILEEARRDAERIREKAEREAEEVRREILDRARREAETRRRREIAQAKLEIRQERLRVKEEYIEKAIELAEEKIRELAEEGRKEYLEFLKRSAIEAVNAISSDEVVLRANENDLMLLDEMLSEIRDETGKDVELGEPVEAVGGVIAESKDGSEAYDNTVDARIRRRRSEIVRRVSETLFGG comes from the coding sequence ATGGGTGTAGAGGAGCTCGAGCGTAAGATCCTGGAAGATGCCGAGAAGGAGGCCGAAGAGATTCTAGAGGAGGCGAGACGAGACGCGGAACGTATCCGTGAAAAGGCGGAGCGTGAAGCCGAGGAGGTGCGTCGAGAGATTTTAGACCGTGCTCGGCGTGAAGCCGAGACCCGACGGAGACGCGAGATAGCACAGGCAAAGCTGGAGATCCGTCAGGAGAGGCTTCGGGTTAAGGAGGAGTACATCGAGAAGGCGATCGAGCTGGCCGAGGAGAAGATCAGGGAGCTGGCGGAGGAGGGTCGGAAGGAGTACCTAGAGTTCCTCAAGCGTTCCGCCATTGAGGCCGTGAACGCGATTTCCTCCGATGAAGTCGTGCTCCGAGCCAACGAGAACGATCTGATGCTGCTGGACGAGATGCTCTCGGAGATCCGTGACGAGACCGGTAAAGACGTCGAGCTGGGCGAGCCGGTGGAGGCCGTGGGTGGTGTGATCGCGGAGAGTAAGGACGGCTCCGAGGCGTACGACAACACCGTCGATGCTCGGATCCGTCGCCGACGCTCCGAGATAGTTAGACGAGTCTCGGAGACGCTCTTCGGGGGATAA
- a CDS encoding V-type ATP synthase subunit F encodes MYVVAAVVNGSVASGFRLVGVRTIDADREDPKEAVKKLASDPEVGVIILTEDVAEKVKEEVEEIQREKVSRGEATPIFVTVPGPEGPTEEFEIEEIVKKAVGVEIDLERIER; translated from the coding sequence GTGTACGTAGTGGCCGCCGTGGTGAACGGGTCTGTCGCCTCTGGGTTCAGACTCGTTGGTGTGCGAACGATCGACGCGGACCGTGAGGACCCTAAGGAGGCCGTGAAAAAGCTAGCTTCAGATCCTGAAGTCGGGGTAATCATTCTCACCGAAGATGTGGCCGAAAAGGTGAAGGAAGAAGTAGAGGAGATTCAACGGGAGAAGGTCTCTCGAGGTGAGGCTACTCCTATTTTCGTGACCGTCCCCGGACCGGAAGGCCCGACCGAGGAGTTCGAGATCGAGGAGATAGTTAAAAAGGCCGTAGGGGTGGAGATCGACCTCGAACGCATCGAGCGTTAG